A single genomic interval of Zingiber officinale cultivar Zhangliang chromosome 4A, Zo_v1.1, whole genome shotgun sequence harbors:
- the LOC121973180 gene encoding probable WRKY transcription factor 26, producing MQDASSFQISKPVASRPSRSFRFFPDLPATSSGSLPPNEAKAVVALILDDDVSETKETRTNAPASLLLSNLQGKQNNHASVQHELNQLELVRNQQQITKQDRPSSCDGYNWRKYGQKQVKGSEYPRSYYKCSHLTCPVKKIVERSLDGQIAEIVYKGEHDHPKPRPPKRRLSSGSQEQAFVAADENGRSGTGNLQSWSSTTGSLLLEVNPKELSSSCRIPTSSVQAHLADDRPIDTDHQGANSTVRVCRVPSRMVTRDRKRRKNDDQNSVGEDSTDAHSVIQTSGDGYHWRKYGQKNMKGNCYPRNYYKCMSPNCNVRKYTEKAFDDSNFIVTTYEGEHDHEMPVKKINSAASNPKMLSSG from the exons ATGCAAGATGCGAGCAGTTTCCAGATTTCGAAGCCAGTGGCGTCGAGGCCTTCTCGCAGCTTTAGGTTCTTCCCCGACCTCCCTGCCACGAGTAGTGGTTCTCTTCCGCCAAATGAAGCGAAAGCCGTCGTCGCACTGATATTG GACGACGACGTGTCGGAAACGAAGGAAACAAGAACAAATGCTCCTGCTTCTCTCCTCCTGTCAAATCTG CAGGGAAAGCAAAACAACCACGCATCCGTGCAACACGAACTGAACCAATTAGAACTGGTGAGAAATCAACAGCAGATCACGAAGCAAGATCGGCCGTCGTCCTGCGACGGCTACAACTGGAGAAAGTACGGGCAAAAGCAAGTGAAAGGGAGCGAGTACCCGCGGAGCTACTACAAATGCTCGCATCTCACATGCCCTGTTAAGAAGATAGTCGAGAGATCGTTGGACGGGCAGATCGCTGAGATTGTGTACAAAGGCGAGCATGATCACCCGAAGCCTCGGCCTCCGAAGCGACGGCTCTCGTCGGGTTCGCAGGAGCAGGCCTTCGTCGCCGCCGACGAGAATGGCAGATCTGGGACAGGCAATCTGCAGTCATGGAGTAGCACTACTGGTTCGCTGCTGCTAGAGGTAAACCCCAAGGAACTGTCCTCCTCCTGCAGGATTCCGACGTCTTCTGTGCAAGCGCATTTGGCCGATGATCGTCCGATCGATACCGATCACCAGGGCGCTAACTCTACCGTTCGAGTCTGCAGAGTTCCAAGTAGGATGGTAACGAGGGATCGCAAAAGAAG GAAGAATGATGACCAAAATAGTGTTGGAGAAGATTCAACAGATGCTCATTCAGTGATTCAAACCTCTGGAGATGGCTATCACTGGAGAAAATATGGACAAAAAAATATGAAGGGCAATTGTTATCCAAG AAATTACTACAAATGTATGTCTCCAAACTGTAATGTGCGCAAGTATACCGAGAAGGCTTTCGATGATTCCAATTTTATCGTGACGACATACGAGGGAGAGCATGACCATGAGATGCCGGTCAAGAAAATAAATTCAGCTGCGAGTAATCCTAAAATGTTGTCTTCTGGATGA